Proteins encoded by one window of Mesorhizobium sp. INR15:
- a CDS encoding UxaA family hydrolase translates to MARTIRLTDADNIVLAIDPLNAGDDVDAVKAAQRVPRGHKMAIRPIAKDASVVKYGQVIGFAREDIAPGMWVHEHNVYVHAFDRDYQFGVDARPTPYVAPERRRTFQGFKRASGKYGTRNYIAVLTSVNCSATASRFIADQVNRSGILDDYPNIDGVISLVHGTGCGLDIHGEAYELLKRTQWGFATNPNVGGVLMVGLGCESFQIPRWMQSYGIREETTFRTLTIQEVGGTRKTVEAGVAAIHDMLAVVNEARRTQAPASELMLALQCGGSDGYSGITANPALGVAVDLLVAEGGTAILSETPEIYGAEHLLMRRAENAEIGERLAERIRWWEGYTERHNMEMNNNPSPGNKAGGLTTILEKSLGAAAKGGSTNLTGVFNYAEPVTASGLVFMDTPGYDPVSATGQVAGGANVLCFTTGRGSAFGCKPTPSIKLASNSLIYEKMTEDMDINCGDILDGATLPEKGEEILRKILAVASGERTKSELLGYGDSEFVPWSIGATM, encoded by the coding sequence ATGGCTCGCACCATCAGACTTACCGACGCCGACAACATTGTCCTGGCGATCGATCCCCTCAACGCTGGCGATGACGTGGATGCGGTAAAGGCGGCGCAACGCGTCCCGCGCGGCCACAAGATGGCCATCAGGCCGATCGCGAAGGATGCTTCCGTCGTCAAATACGGCCAGGTCATCGGCTTCGCCAGGGAAGACATCGCGCCCGGCATGTGGGTGCATGAGCACAATGTCTATGTCCATGCCTTCGACCGCGACTATCAATTCGGTGTCGACGCCAGGCCGACGCCTTACGTTGCGCCTGAGCGGCGGCGTACGTTTCAGGGGTTCAAGCGGGCCAGCGGCAAATACGGCACGCGCAATTACATCGCGGTGCTGACCTCGGTGAACTGCTCGGCGACAGCGTCGAGATTCATCGCCGATCAGGTCAACCGCTCCGGCATCCTGGATGACTATCCCAACATCGACGGCGTCATCTCCCTGGTCCACGGCACGGGGTGTGGGCTCGACATCCATGGCGAGGCCTATGAGTTGCTCAAGCGCACGCAATGGGGCTTTGCCACCAACCCGAATGTCGGCGGGGTGCTCATGGTCGGGCTGGGCTGCGAGTCGTTTCAGATTCCGCGCTGGATGCAATCCTACGGCATCAGGGAAGAGACGACCTTTCGCACCTTGACGATCCAGGAGGTCGGCGGCACGCGCAAGACCGTGGAGGCAGGCGTCGCGGCCATCCACGACATGCTTGCCGTCGTCAACGAGGCAAGGCGCACGCAAGCGCCTGCGTCGGAACTGATGCTGGCGCTCCAGTGCGGTGGCTCCGACGGCTATTCCGGCATTACAGCCAATCCCGCCCTGGGCGTCGCGGTCGATCTGCTGGTTGCAGAAGGCGGCACCGCCATTCTCTCGGAAACGCCCGAGATTTACGGCGCCGAGCATCTGCTGATGCGGCGCGCCGAGAACGCCGAAATCGGTGAAAGGCTGGCTGAGCGAATCCGATGGTGGGAAGGCTACACCGAACGGCACAACATGGAGATGAACAACAATCCGTCCCCCGGCAACAAGGCGGGCGGCTTGACAACCATTCTCGAAAAGTCGCTGGGCGCGGCGGCCAAAGGTGGCTCGACCAACCTCACCGGTGTCTTCAACTATGCCGAGCCGGTCACGGCCAGCGGCCTGGTGTTCATGGACACGCCCGGCTACGATCCGGTCTCGGCGACCGGGCAGGTGGCCGGCGGCGCCAACGTGCTTTGCTTCACGACCGGCCGCGGTTCCGCCTTCGGCTGCAAGCCGACGCCGTCGATCAAGCTCGCATCCAATTCGCTCATCTATGAAAAGATGACCGAGGACATGGATATCAATTGCGGCGACATCCTCGACGGCGCCACGTTGCCGGAAAAAGGCGAGGAAATCCTTCGGAAGATCCTTGCGGTGGCTTC
- a CDS encoding L-rhamnose mutarotase, whose product MTRMGLCIRLKPDVIARYKELHAAVWPDVLAAITAANIRNYSIFLREPENLLFAYWEYGGEDFSLDMTLMKLNPAMQEWWTICDPLQQPLDTRAAGEWWASMEPVFFHA is encoded by the coding sequence ATGACCCGGATGGGGCTGTGCATCCGGCTGAAGCCGGATGTGATCGCCAGGTACAAGGAGCTTCATGCCGCCGTCTGGCCGGACGTGCTTGCGGCGATCACGGCCGCGAACATCCGGAATTACTCGATCTTCCTCCGGGAGCCGGAGAATCTGCTGTTTGCCTATTGGGAATACGGGGGCGAGGATTTCAGCCTGGATATGACGCTGATGAAGCTCAATCCCGCCATGCAGGAATGGTGGACGATCTGCGACCCCTTGCAACAGCCGCTCGACACCCGCGCCGCCGGTGAGTGGTGGGCGTCAATGGAGCCGGTGTTTTTCCACGCCTGA
- a CDS encoding ATP-binding cassette domain-containing protein codes for MENTSASSSTPALALKDVRKEFGGIVAIENFNLDIARGEVVALVGDNGAGKSTLIKIIAGMYQPTSGEIRLGGEPVHFTDASQSQAKGVQVVYQDLALADSQSVYMNLFLGREKTRGPFGMLDRSGMIAETEKLVRDLDVRIPSASSVIRDLSGGQRQGVAIARATHWAKNLVLMDEPTAALGVAETAKVEDIIQGLKARNLAILIISHSLDQVFRLSDRICVLRRGKQIGVRETKNTDKNEIVSMITGLSN; via the coding sequence ATGGAAAACACCTCAGCCTCTTCCTCAACGCCTGCCTTGGCTCTCAAGGATGTTCGCAAGGAGTTCGGCGGCATCGTCGCCATCGAGAATTTCAATCTCGACATCGCGCGCGGCGAAGTGGTGGCGCTGGTCGGCGACAATGGCGCCGGCAAGTCGACACTGATCAAGATCATCGCCGGCATGTACCAGCCGACATCAGGTGAGATCCGGCTCGGCGGCGAGCCCGTGCATTTCACTGACGCCAGCCAGTCGCAGGCCAAGGGCGTGCAGGTCGTCTACCAGGACCTGGCGCTGGCCGACAGCCAGAGCGTCTACATGAACCTGTTCCTCGGCCGCGAGAAGACGCGCGGGCCGTTCGGCATGCTCGACCGTTCGGGCATGATCGCCGAGACCGAGAAGCTGGTGCGCGACCTCGACGTGCGCATCCCTTCGGCGAGTTCGGTGATCCGCGATTTGTCTGGCGGCCAGCGGCAGGGCGTCGCCATCGCGCGCGCCACCCACTGGGCGAAGAACCTGGTGCTGATGGACGAGCCGACAGCGGCGCTTGGCGTCGCCGAGACCGCCAAGGTCGAGGACATCATCCAGGGGCTCAAGGCGCGCAACCTGGCGATCCTGATCATCAGCCACAGCCTCGACCAGGTCTTCCGGCTCTCGGACCGCATCTGCGTGCTCAGGCGCGGCAAGCAGATTGGCGTGCGTGAGACGAAGAACACCGACAAGAACGAGATCGTCTCGATGATCACGGGCTTGAGCAACTAG
- a CDS encoding alanine racemase, translating into MFLDVLRRRNPGLIEAAIRLHQDNLLPANTYVIDTDAAEHNARIIREAADRAGLKVFGMTKQMSRNAAFCAALMRGGISESVAVDMECARATHRAGMGLGHLGHLVQVPRAEANAAAAMMPRYWTVFNDEKAREAGAAMQQAGHEGQLLARIFASGDTFYNGHEGGFPAEDIVAVADRIDAIGGARFAGITTFPAQLFDARSRRIVPTHNTETLRRAAEALARAGRKDIEINAPGTTSSVIIEALKDVGATQCEPGHGLTGTTPLHALEDLPELPAVAYVSEVSHIHQQRAYCFGGGLYIDPVFPDYALKAIVSREPTTDASALRGVEIPPPAAIDYYGMIDASGPASPRVGDSVVFGFRPQAFVTRAYVAGISGISRGAPKLEAIHDSYGHPINWPAW; encoded by the coding sequence ATGTTTCTCGACGTCCTGCGCCGCCGCAATCCGGGCCTGATCGAAGCCGCCATCCGGCTGCATCAGGACAATCTCCTGCCGGCCAACACCTATGTCATCGACACCGACGCGGCCGAGCACAATGCCCGCATCATCCGCGAGGCCGCCGACCGGGCCGGACTGAAAGTGTTCGGCATGACCAAGCAGATGAGCCGCAACGCCGCGTTCTGCGCGGCGCTGATGCGCGGCGGCATAAGTGAATCCGTCGCTGTCGACATGGAGTGCGCCCGCGCCACGCACCGCGCCGGCATGGGCCTTGGCCATCTCGGCCATCTGGTGCAGGTGCCGCGCGCCGAGGCCAATGCGGCCGCTGCCATGATGCCGCGCTACTGGACCGTCTTCAACGACGAGAAGGCGCGGGAAGCCGGTGCGGCCATGCAGCAGGCCGGCCATGAGGGGCAATTGCTGGCCCGCATCTTCGCCAGCGGCGACACGTTCTACAATGGTCATGAGGGCGGCTTTCCCGCCGAAGACATCGTCGCGGTCGCCGACCGTATCGATGCCATTGGCGGCGCGCGTTTTGCCGGCATCACCACCTTCCCGGCGCAACTGTTCGACGCCAGGAGCCGCCGCATCGTGCCGACGCACAACACCGAGACGCTGCGCCGTGCCGCCGAGGCATTGGCCCGTGCGGGCCGCAAGGACATCGAGATCAATGCACCGGGGACGACATCGTCAGTCATCATCGAGGCGCTGAAGGATGTTGGCGCGACACAGTGCGAGCCCGGCCATGGCTTGACCGGCACGACGCCGCTGCATGCGCTGGAGGACCTGCCGGAACTTCCCGCCGTCGCCTATGTCTCAGAGGTTTCGCATATCCACCAGCAGCGCGCTTATTGCTTCGGCGGCGGCCTCTATATCGATCCGGTTTTCCCCGATTATGCGCTGAAAGCCATCGTCTCACGCGAGCCGACCACCGATGCGTCGGCGCTGCGTGGCGTCGAGATCCCGCCGCCGGCGGCCATTGACTATTACGGCATGATCGATGCGTCGGGGCCGGCCAGCCCCCGTGTCGGCGACAGCGTGGTGTTCGGCTTTCGCCCACAGGCCTTCGTCACCCGCGCCTATGTCGCCGGCATTTCAGGTATCTCGCGTGGCGCGCCGAAGCTGGAGGCGATCCACGATAGTTATGGCCACCCGATCAACTGGCCGGCATGGTGA
- a CDS encoding ABC transporter permease produces the protein MSLQSSLRRVPFFGKLDPSAYVVYVGFLLIFAVFAVVLRDDGFLTSTNLLNIVQQTAPITVMAIGMVYVLTAGEIDLSIGSVVAISALLAAVVMREHHWLLGVAAGLAAGAVIGTINGVLVAYIRLPSFLVTLATMGLLAGVARWLTNLQSVPVTDPTFTGLFGSGSLGGIPSLVIWTALAIVIGHYVYRQTPFGAHVLATGDSPRAARAAGIKVDRLRLKVLILGSMCAALAGLLYLGRIQGARYTLGETDLLTVIAAVIVGGTRLNGGAGTVVGALVGSLLMGMLNNGLILMGLAVSEQMIVRGLIILAAVALTLREPQR, from the coding sequence ATGTCCCTGCAATCGTCGCTGCGCCGGGTGCCGTTCTTCGGCAAGCTCGATCCCAGCGCCTATGTCGTCTATGTCGGTTTCCTGCTGATCTTCGCGGTGTTCGCCGTGGTGCTCCGGGATGACGGCTTCCTGACCTCGACCAACCTGCTCAACATCGTGCAGCAGACGGCGCCGATCACCGTCATGGCGATCGGCATGGTCTATGTGCTGACCGCTGGCGAAATCGACCTTTCGATCGGCTCGGTGGTCGCCATCTCGGCGCTGCTGGCAGCGGTGGTGATGCGCGAGCATCACTGGCTGCTCGGCGTCGCGGCGGGGTTGGCGGCAGGCGCGGTCATCGGCACCATCAACGGCGTGCTGGTCGCCTATATCAGGCTGCCCTCCTTCCTGGTGACGCTGGCGACGATGGGACTTCTGGCCGGCGTCGCCCGCTGGCTGACCAACCTGCAGTCGGTGCCGGTCACCGACCCCACCTTCACCGGCCTGTTCGGTTCCGGCTCACTTGGTGGCATTCCCTCGCTGGTGATCTGGACGGCGCTGGCCATCGTCATCGGCCACTATGTCTACCGCCAGACGCCGTTCGGGGCGCATGTGCTGGCCACCGGCGACAGCCCGCGCGCCGCCCGCGCCGCTGGCATCAAGGTCGACCGGTTGCGGTTGAAGGTGCTGATCCTCGGTTCGATGTGCGCCGCGCTTGCCGGGCTGCTCTATCTCGGCCGCATCCAGGGCGCCCGCTACACTTTGGGCGAAACCGATCTGCTGACGGTGATCGCGGCGGTCATCGTTGGCGGCACGCGCCTCAATGGCGGCGCCGGCACGGTGGTCGGCGCGCTGGTCGGCTCGCTGCTGATGGGCATGCTCAACAACGGGCTGATCCTGATGGGGCTTGCCGTTTCCGAACAGATGATCGTGCGCGGCCTGATCATTCTCGCAGCCGTCGCGCTGACGTTGCGCGAACCGCAGCGCTAA
- a CDS encoding substrate-binding domain-containing protein, producing MSRTYSTRTLLIATAITLAALPALAAETKGPHGEAATPAASVTLTPDQEAKVKAAHFSAAMSWHTTSDWSAAVNKGAEDEFARLGINVVAETDAGFDAARQKNDIETILAKKPSVIVSLPVDPDTAAEVYRPALAAGTKLMFVDNAPKGYVQGKDYIAISSADLVQMGAKAGEAMAASLGNKGKVGYIFHDAAFYVTNQRDQSFKAVIESKPEMKIVAEQGLADPARAEDIGNAFVAQHPDLDAIYVTWAEPAELVLAALRNAGNKHTKIVTLDLSEPLALDMVKDGNVAAIVADEAYAIGVTAARAAALGLLGEKVAPFLAVDAIAVTKDTVKQGWNQSLHRDPPASLGAN from the coding sequence ATGTCACGGACCTATTCGACGCGAACACTGCTGATCGCGACCGCCATCACCCTGGCCGCGCTGCCGGCGCTTGCCGCCGAGACCAAGGGACCGCATGGCGAGGCGGCGACGCCGGCCGCTTCGGTGACGCTGACGCCGGACCAGGAAGCCAAGGTCAAGGCCGCGCATTTCAGCGCCGCGATGTCCTGGCACACCACCTCCGACTGGTCGGCCGCCGTCAACAAGGGCGCCGAGGATGAATTCGCCCGCCTCGGCATCAACGTCGTCGCCGAGACCGATGCCGGCTTCGATGCGGCGCGCCAGAAGAACGATATCGAGACGATCCTCGCCAAAAAGCCGAGCGTCATCGTCTCGCTGCCGGTCGACCCGGACACGGCGGCGGAAGTCTACCGCCCGGCGCTCGCCGCCGGCACCAAGCTGATGTTCGTCGACAACGCGCCCAAGGGCTATGTGCAGGGCAAGGATTACATCGCCATCTCGTCCGCCGATCTCGTGCAGATGGGCGCCAAGGCGGGCGAGGCGATGGCGGCAAGCCTCGGCAACAAGGGCAAGGTCGGCTACATCTTCCACGATGCCGCCTTCTACGTCACCAATCAGCGTGACCAGTCGTTCAAGGCCGTCATCGAGAGCAAGCCGGAGATGAAGATCGTCGCCGAGCAGGGCCTCGCTGATCCGGCCCGGGCCGAGGACATCGGCAACGCCTTTGTCGCGCAGCATCCCGACCTGGATGCCATCTACGTCACCTGGGCCGAGCCCGCTGAACTGGTGCTGGCGGCGCTGCGCAACGCCGGCAACAAGCACACCAAGATCGTCACCCTCGACCTGTCGGAACCGCTGGCGCTCGACATGGTCAAGGACGGCAATGTCGCCGCGATTGTCGCCGACGAGGCCTATGCGATCGGGGTCACCGCCGCGCGCGCCGCCGCCCTTGGCCTGCTTGGCGAAAAGGTAGCACCCTTCCTGGCGGTCGACGCTATTGCCGTCACCAAGGATACGGTCAAGCAGGGCTGGAACCAGTCGCTGCACCGCGATCCGCCGGCATCCCTTGGAGCAAACTGA
- a CDS encoding substrate-binding domain-containing protein, whose protein sequence is MSIRASILTTALCGLLAFAAPAFAGGATVGPNGEKPTPSSDLKLTDAEVAKLKEGKFTAALLWHTSSDFVTAVSAGATDEFTRLGIKVVATTDAGFDSAKQLSDVETVMAKSPSAILALPLDPVGSAKAFQAAKEKGIKLVFLSNVPAGYKQGTDYVSIVTDDLFQMGKQAADQLAKALGNKGKVAWIFHDAQYYVTNQRDNAFKSTIENDYKDIKIVDSKGIADPARAEEIAQGLLTKTPDLDGIYVTWAEPAEGVLAALRSAGNTKTKIVTLDLSEPVALDMVKGGNVTGIVADKAYELGRAMATDAAYGLLGKEAPAFVVAPAITITKENVADGYKQSLNRDAPKSVIDAAK, encoded by the coding sequence ATGTCAATAAGAGCAAGCATCCTGACCACCGCGCTGTGCGGGCTTCTGGCCTTCGCCGCTCCCGCCTTCGCCGGCGGCGCCACTGTCGGTCCCAACGGCGAGAAGCCGACGCCGTCAAGCGACCTGAAGCTGACCGACGCCGAAGTCGCCAAGTTGAAGGAAGGCAAGTTCACCGCCGCGCTGCTCTGGCACACGTCGTCGGATTTCGTCACCGCCGTCAGCGCCGGCGCCACCGATGAGTTCACGCGCCTCGGCATCAAGGTGGTCGCCACCACCGACGCCGGCTTCGATTCGGCCAAGCAGCTGAGCGACGTCGAGACGGTGATGGCCAAGTCGCCAAGCGCGATCCTGGCGCTGCCGCTTGACCCGGTCGGCTCGGCCAAGGCCTTCCAGGCCGCGAAGGAGAAGGGCATCAAGCTGGTGTTCCTGTCCAACGTGCCGGCCGGCTACAAGCAGGGCACCGACTATGTGTCGATCGTCACCGACGATCTGTTCCAGATGGGCAAGCAGGCAGCCGACCAGCTGGCCAAGGCACTGGGCAACAAGGGCAAGGTCGCCTGGATATTCCACGACGCCCAGTATTACGTCACCAACCAGCGCGACAACGCCTTCAAGTCGACCATCGAGAACGACTACAAGGACATCAAGATCGTCGACAGCAAGGGTATCGCCGATCCGGCCCGCGCCGAGGAAATCGCTCAAGGCCTGCTCACCAAGACGCCTGATCTCGACGGTATCTACGTGACCTGGGCGGAGCCGGCGGAAGGCGTTCTGGCGGCCTTGCGTTCGGCCGGCAACACCAAGACCAAGATCGTGACGCTCGACCTGTCGGAGCCGGTGGCCCTCGACATGGTCAAGGGTGGCAATGTCACCGGCATCGTTGCCGACAAGGCCTATGAGCTGGGCCGCGCCATGGCCACCGACGCCGCCTATGGCTTGCTCGGCAAGGAGGCGCCTGCCTTCGTCGTGGCGCCCGCCATCACCATCACCAAGGAAAACGTCGCCGACGGCTACAAGCAGTCGCTGAACCGCGACGCGCCGAAGTCGGTGATCGACGCCGCCAAGTAA
- a CDS encoding M20 family metallopeptidase has product MTIDPDVITRLKTALDADAALDLLRRAVGTPSVTGTEAAFASLLAGELTALGCEDVVLKEFAPGRPNVRGLLRGEGKASRLLVTGHTDTVHVRGWEERWAGTERESPFGGAIVDGSIWGRGTGDLKAGICTTIAAAKLLASAGITPPSAIQFAFIGDEESGEPDTGVSAGIKAFVAEIEAGAVARPDFAVYVEPTRLNIYAAQMGFLICDITITGRSAYFGVPELGVDALKATHGILSALWAHSAVLEARAPHALVGHPFVLVTGLEGGGYIAVPGECRVSLILKLMPGENLDTAVRDLESAVRGARVDPEISIAFAYPAGRDHAVGGTPTEVSQQLPGVTLLRQAVQAVRPDRGAIEGAPYWSEAPFLVNRLDVPTVYCAPGDIRNCHTLEEHVVVQEYLDGIVAMAAFFASFDTTAS; this is encoded by the coding sequence ATGACCATCGATCCTGATGTCATCACCCGCCTGAAGACGGCGCTTGACGCCGACGCCGCGCTGGACCTGTTGCGCCGCGCCGTGGGCACGCCAAGCGTCACCGGCACCGAGGCGGCCTTTGCTTCGCTGCTCGCCGGCGAATTGACGGCGCTCGGCTGCGAGGATGTCGTGCTCAAGGAATTCGCGCCCGGCCGCCCGAATGTGCGCGGCCTGCTGCGCGGCGAGGGCAAGGCCTCGCGCCTGCTGGTCACCGGCCACACCGACACCGTGCATGTGCGCGGATGGGAAGAGCGCTGGGCCGGCACCGAGCGCGAAAGCCCGTTCGGCGGCGCCATTGTCGACGGCTCGATCTGGGGGCGCGGCACCGGCGACCTCAAGGCCGGCATCTGCACCACCATCGCCGCCGCGAAGCTTCTCGCCAGCGCTGGCATCACCCCGCCATCCGCCATCCAGTTCGCTTTCATCGGCGACGAGGAGAGCGGCGAGCCGGATACCGGCGTCAGCGCCGGCATCAAGGCCTTCGTTGCCGAGATCGAGGCCGGCGCCGTGGCAAGGCCGGATTTCGCCGTCTATGTCGAGCCGACCCGGCTCAACATCTACGCCGCGCAGATGGGGTTCCTGATCTGCGACATCACCATCACCGGCCGTTCCGCCTATTTCGGCGTGCCGGAACTCGGCGTCGACGCGCTGAAGGCAACGCACGGCATCCTGAGCGCGCTGTGGGCGCATTCGGCTGTTCTCGAGGCACGCGCACCGCATGCGCTGGTCGGCCATCCCTTCGTGCTGGTCACGGGGCTCGAAGGCGGCGGCTATATCGCCGTGCCCGGCGAATGCCGCGTCAGCCTGATCCTGAAGCTGATGCCGGGCGAGAACCTCGACACGGCGGTGCGTGACCTGGAAAGTGCGGTACGCGGCGCCAGGGTCGATCCTGAGATTTCGATCGCCTTCGCCTATCCGGCGGGCCGCGACCATGCGGTCGGCGGCACGCCGACGGAAGTCTCGCAGCAACTGCCGGGCGTTACCTTGCTGCGGCAGGCGGTGCAAGCGGTGAGACCCGATCGCGGCGCCATCGAAGGCGCGCCCTACTGGTCGGAAGCGCCGTTCCTGGTCAACCGGCTTGATGTGCCCACCGTCTATTGCGCACCGGGGGACATCCGCAACTGCCACACGCTGGAAGAGCATGTCGTCGTGCAGGAATATCTCGATGGCATCGTCGCCATGGCAGCCTTTTTCGCAAGCTTCGACACCACCGCATCTTGA
- a CDS encoding ROK family transcriptional regulator, whose protein sequence is MNADRSLLTRRVSRHTVAEVMLRQGPISRADLAKITGLSKQTMSEVVAELEAGGLVAPVGVNRGAVGRTSVTYEIARGAAYSLGVDLGGTKMIAALANLAGEVVAEQQEATDPRGGLHVLTQVRRMATSLAASAKVPAERIRSVVLGTPGVVSPASGAIALVPNISGLSEIDVGKTLSGLFGFAVSIENDVNLAMLGEAWQGCAQGCEDAAFLALGTGIGLGLIVNGKLARGATGAAGEISYLPIGGDVASREALHAGAFELEVGAQGIVRRYRAAGGADAATVREVFARLEAGDAVAATVVDETARMLALAITALYSIVDPQIIVLGGNIGIRPELIERVRREMPAVFARPANIVPSTLGNRAALVGAVSSAVNRLHNELFGVADLPGELSLPGSLSRAAE, encoded by the coding sequence ATGAACGCCGACCGGTCACTGCTCACCAGACGTGTTTCGCGCCACACAGTGGCCGAGGTCATGTTGCGTCAGGGGCCGATCTCGCGCGCCGACCTCGCCAAGATCACCGGCCTGTCCAAGCAGACCATGTCCGAAGTGGTGGCCGAACTCGAAGCCGGCGGCCTGGTCGCTCCCGTAGGCGTCAATCGCGGCGCGGTCGGGCGCACCTCCGTCACCTATGAAATCGCGCGCGGCGCCGCCTATTCGCTGGGCGTTGACCTCGGCGGCACCAAGATGATCGCCGCGCTTGCCAATCTCGCCGGCGAGGTCGTCGCCGAACAACAAGAAGCCACCGACCCGCGCGGCGGACTGCATGTCCTGACGCAGGTGCGGCGGATGGCAACCAGCCTGGCGGCATCCGCGAAGGTGCCGGCCGAACGGATTCGCAGCGTCGTGCTGGGCACGCCTGGCGTGGTCAGCCCGGCCAGCGGCGCCATTGCCCTTGTGCCCAACATCTCCGGCCTTTCGGAAATCGATGTTGGCAAGACATTGAGCGGCCTGTTTGGCTTCGCCGTCAGCATCGAGAATGACGTCAATCTGGCGATGCTCGGCGAAGCCTGGCAAGGCTGCGCGCAGGGCTGCGAGGACGCCGCTTTCCTGGCGCTCGGCACCGGCATCGGTCTTGGTCTCATCGTCAACGGCAAGCTGGCGCGTGGTGCGACGGGGGCTGCCGGCGAAATCTCCTACCTGCCGATCGGTGGCGACGTTGCTTCGCGTGAGGCGCTGCATGCTGGCGCGTTCGAACTGGAAGTCGGGGCGCAAGGCATCGTGCGCCGCTATCGCGCGGCGGGCGGTGCGGATGCCGCCACGGTGCGCGAGGTGTTCGCGCGGCTGGAAGCGGGCGACGCCGTCGCCGCGACAGTGGTTGACGAGACCGCGCGCATGCTGGCGCTGGCCATCACCGCGCTCTACTCCATAGTCGACCCTCAGATCATCGTGCTGGGCGGCAATATCGGTATCCGCCCTGAACTGATCGAGCGCGTGCGCCGTGAAATGCCCGCGGTGTTCGCCCGCCCCGCTAACATCGTGCCGAGCACGCTCGGCAATCGCGCGGCACTGGTCGGCGCTGTCTCATCCGCCGTCAACCGCTTGCACAACGAGCTGTTTGGCGTTGCCGATCTGCCCGGCGAACTGTCGCTGCCGGGCTCACTTTCGAGGGCCGCCGAATGA
- a CDS encoding TIGR02300 family protein: protein MAKTELGTKRIDPETGRKFYDLNKDPIVSPYTGKAYPRSYFDEGKIAAVEEEEEVAEKEVDGEEEESAEVVSLEEADEEVKGDDLPDLGDDDDDVDLGDDEDDTFLADEEEEDDDVADMIGVGDDDDEV, encoded by the coding sequence GTGGCAAAAACCGAACTTGGCACAAAACGTATCGACCCGGAGACGGGCCGGAAATTCTACGACCTGAACAAGGACCCGATCGTCTCGCCTTACACGGGCAAGGCTTATCCGCGTTCCTATTTCGACGAAGGCAAGATCGCTGCCGTCGAAGAGGAAGAGGAAGTTGCCGAGAAGGAAGTTGACGGCGAGGAAGAAGAAAGCGCCGAAGTCGTTTCGCTTGAAGAGGCGGACGAGGAGGTCAAGGGCGACGATCTTCCCGATCTCGGCGACGATGATGACGATGTCGACCTTGGCGACGACGAGGACGACACGTTCCTCGCCGACGAAGAGGAAGAAGACGACGACGTTGCCGACATGATCGGCGTGGGCGACGACGACGACGAGGTCTGA